In Romeriopsis navalis LEGE 11480, a single genomic region encodes these proteins:
- a CDS encoding iron uptake porin has product MGFDFVWQVRVRPERLCTIIVIISLSHLGVLSAVPAIAADVNPAMVKVNTVDDLSDVKPNDWAYQALANLIERYGILRSTQTKTYWGDRPLTRSEFAATLAQVLEKLQSDQLSMTKADHATIQQLQQNFAPAVASLTASVSELESRTQQIASQQFTPTVKFRGQAIIAATAGAYGGDRIIAPRGAVVTEDPPGAIVLNRVALFFDTSFSGTDQLQIRLISGSAGPDDNFAGALEPNFGSTLDYAVQGRDNNVSLARAFYAFKPIDDLRVTVGPLLSIADYVDNSRVQPPSFRGFSTQAFNNNFVLLPRPFGGGAVLDWQPKSSDFSIRAAYVSGDAADSIGENARLFGGGGVNDIRLFPIAGGSDESGLFGDPRQYFAEVEYAPTKAFALRLQYAGGQVFGSDFNGVGINAEWAVSNKFALFGRYGYSRYNNATIGNVTPQYWFAGATYSGLFKTNDLAGIAVAQPFVENIVGDRTQTNFELFYAYPVQPRLTITPFFQIVSHPANQERNATIFSGGLRSVFSF; this is encoded by the coding sequence ATGGGTTTTGATTTTGTGTGGCAGGTTCGAGTCAGACCAGAAAGGTTATGCACCATCATTGTTATCATTAGCCTCTCTCACCTTGGGGTTTTATCCGCTGTTCCGGCCATTGCCGCTGACGTCAATCCAGCAATGGTAAAAGTGAATACCGTTGATGACTTGAGTGATGTTAAACCGAATGATTGGGCCTATCAAGCGTTAGCTAATCTGATTGAGCGCTATGGAATCTTGCGATCGACACAAACCAAAACATACTGGGGCGATCGCCCATTAACTCGGTCTGAGTTTGCCGCGACTTTGGCACAGGTACTAGAAAAATTGCAGTCAGATCAATTAAGTATGACCAAAGCCGATCATGCCACGATTCAGCAGCTACAACAGAATTTTGCACCGGCAGTTGCATCGCTCACAGCCTCAGTAAGCGAGCTTGAGTCACGCACCCAACAAATTGCATCTCAACAATTTACCCCGACTGTGAAATTTCGCGGGCAAGCGATTATTGCGGCAACTGCTGGCGCTTATGGTGGCGATCGCATCATTGCACCTCGAGGCGCTGTAGTGACTGAAGATCCGCCCGGTGCAATTGTCTTAAACCGTGTCGCATTATTTTTTGATACTAGCTTTTCAGGGACTGATCAATTACAAATTCGACTGATCAGCGGTAGTGCTGGACCAGATGATAATTTTGCTGGTGCGTTGGAACCGAACTTTGGTAGTACGTTGGATTATGCGGTGCAAGGACGTGATAACAATGTCTCACTGGCCCGTGCCTTTTATGCCTTTAAGCCAATTGATGATTTGCGCGTCACCGTCGGACCGCTGCTCTCGATCGCCGATTATGTCGATAACAGTCGTGTCCAACCACCGAGCTTTCGTGGTTTCTCAACCCAGGCATTTAACAATAATTTTGTCTTACTGCCACGTCCCTTTGGCGGCGGTGCAGTGCTGGATTGGCAGCCAAAATCCAGTGATTTTAGCATCCGTGCGGCTTATGTTTCCGGTGATGCCGCCGATAGCATTGGCGAGAATGCCCGATTGTTTGGCGGGGGTGGTGTGAATGATATCCGGCTGTTTCCGATCGCCGGTGGTTCCGATGAAAGTGGTTTATTCGGCGATCCGCGTCAGTATTTTGCTGAGGTCGAATATGCGCCAACTAAAGCCTTTGCCCTGCGGCTGCAATATGCCGGTGGACAGGTCTTTGGCAGCGATTTTAATGGGGTGGGAATCAATGCAGAGTGGGCTGTATCGAATAAGTTTGCCCTATTCGGACGCTATGGCTATAGCCGGTATAACAATGCGACGATCGGCAATGTGACACCGCAGTATTGGTTCGCGGGTGCGACCTATTCGGGTTTATTCAAAACAAATGATTTAGCTGGCATTGCTGTGGCTCAGCCATTTGTCGAAAATATCGTGGGCGATCGCACTCAGACTAATTTTGAGCTGTTCTATGCTTATCCAGTGCAACCGCGACTGACGATCACGCCATTTTTTCAAATTGTGAGTCATCCAGCAAACCAAGAGCGCAACGCCACAATTTTTTCCGGGGGACTGCGGAGTGTTTTTTCCTTCTAA
- a CDS encoding zinc-binding alcohol dehydrogenase family protein: MKSVGLYQYLPISHPNSLQDLELAQPTASGHDLLVEVKAISVNPVDTKVRAPKNRTETMPKILGWDATGVVVAIGEKVTAFHPGDPVWYAGDITRPGSNSEFQLVDERIVGRKPQNLDFAAAAALPLTTITAWEALFERLKIGRNSEDMGKSILIIGGAGGVGSIAIQLAKKLAKLTVIATASRPATIAWCQKMGADCVVNHHQNLAREVTKVGYEQVDYILCLNSTDHHWPAMTEAIKPQGIICTIVGNRDPLDMNELKNKSAGLVWEFMFTRSKYQTADMVKQRELLNEVSQLIDSGVLVTTSNDIVRPINAANLRSVHARIEQGNTIGKIVLADWN; this comes from the coding sequence ATGAAGTCAGTTGGACTGTATCAGTATTTACCCATTTCCCATCCCAATAGTCTCCAGGATCTGGAGCTGGCGCAACCGACGGCTAGTGGCCATGATCTGCTGGTGGAAGTCAAAGCCATCTCCGTTAATCCTGTAGATACAAAAGTGCGTGCGCCCAAGAACAGAACGGAGACAATGCCGAAAATTCTCGGTTGGGATGCGACAGGCGTCGTGGTAGCGATCGGCGAAAAAGTTACAGCATTTCACCCTGGCGATCCGGTGTGGTATGCCGGAGATATTACACGCCCCGGTAGCAATAGTGAGTTCCAACTGGTAGATGAACGAATTGTCGGACGCAAGCCACAGAATTTAGATTTTGCGGCGGCGGCAGCTTTGCCCTTAACGACGATTACGGCATGGGAAGCCTTATTTGAGCGGCTCAAGATTGGTCGGAATAGTGAGGATATGGGCAAATCGATTTTGATTATTGGGGGTGCGGGTGGCGTGGGTTCGATCGCCATCCAACTTGCGAAGAAACTGGCCAAGCTGACAGTGATTGCCACCGCTTCCCGTCCGGCAACCATCGCCTGGTGCCAAAAAATGGGGGCAGATTGCGTGGTGAATCATCACCAAAATCTGGCGCGCGAAGTCACCAAAGTCGGGTACGAACAGGTTGACTATATTTTGTGTCTCAATAGCACCGATCATCATTGGCCAGCCATGACAGAGGCGATTAAACCACAGGGCATAATTTGCACGATCGTCGGGAACCGCGACCCTTTAGACATGAATGAGCTGAAGAATAAAAGTGCGGGTTTGGTCTGGGAATTTATGTTTACCCGGTCAAAATATCAAACCGCTGACATGGTGAAGCAGCGAGAATTGCTGAATGAAGTCAGCCAATTGATCGACAGCGGGGTTCTAGTCACGACCAGTAATGACATTGTACGACCGATTAATGCGGCAAACCTACGATCGGTACACGCCCGAATTGAGCAAGGGAATACGATCGGTAAGATCGTTTTAGCAGACTGGAATTAA
- a CDS encoding low temperature requirement protein A gives MSRPLLQAPRLWVGEAADAQPRRATWLELFYDLVFVVAVSQLAHKLGGDVSPKGFLSFVALFIPVWWAWIGTTFYANRFDNDDLIRRVLMGLQMLAIAGLAVNVHHGLDSSSAGFALAYVASRLMLVLEYLWAGWHISKARGLTNRYAIGFGLGALLWLVSVFVPAPLRFILWSAGLTIDLITPLIAKTMLKQFPPHPEHLPERFGLFTIIVLGEAIIGVVNGVSEMSWNVMSSLSAIAGFVTAFSLWWIYFENVSGSALETAQTSGRIRILMLWLYIHLPLVIGLAATGVGVEHLIQAAGKGVLLDADRWLLCGSVALCYFSLAVLHRMGVIFQCKGRTRHRLIGLAAMLGLGLLGGNLTPLQLGSLVAAMGLGQISLDIYQGKPQGFIQNNQI, from the coding sequence ATGTCTAGACCATTACTCCAAGCACCCCGTCTCTGGGTCGGTGAAGCCGCTGACGCACAACCACGTCGTGCGACATGGCTGGAATTATTTTATGACCTGGTATTCGTTGTCGCAGTTTCGCAGCTCGCCCACAAGCTCGGTGGCGATGTTTCGCCGAAGGGGTTTCTGAGCTTTGTCGCGCTGTTTATCCCAGTATGGTGGGCTTGGATTGGAACGACGTTCTATGCCAATCGGTTTGATAATGATGATTTGATTCGACGGGTGTTGATGGGATTACAGATGCTGGCGATCGCCGGTTTGGCGGTGAATGTCCACCACGGATTGGATAGCAGTTCGGCCGGTTTTGCCTTAGCGTATGTCGCTTCCCGTCTGATGCTCGTACTGGAATATCTCTGGGCCGGGTGGCATATTTCAAAGGCCCGTGGATTGACCAATCGCTATGCGATCGGGTTTGGCCTTGGGGCTTTGTTGTGGTTAGTCTCAGTTTTTGTGCCAGCACCATTGCGATTTATCTTATGGTCGGCAGGACTCACAATTGATCTGATCACGCCCCTGATTGCCAAAACAATGCTCAAACAGTTTCCGCCCCACCCCGAGCACCTGCCAGAGCGGTTTGGGCTATTCACCATCATTGTGTTGGGTGAAGCGATTATTGGAGTGGTGAATGGCGTGTCAGAAATGTCTTGGAATGTGATGAGTAGTCTGAGTGCGATCGCTGGTTTTGTGACCGCTTTTTCACTGTGGTGGATTTACTTTGAGAATGTTTCAGGGTCAGCATTGGAAACGGCGCAAACTTCCGGACGAATTCGCATTCTGATGTTGTGGCTATATATTCATTTGCCACTGGTGATTGGGTTAGCGGCAACAGGAGTTGGCGTCGAGCATTTGATTCAGGCCGCGGGGAAAGGGGTCTTGCTGGATGCCGATCGCTGGTTGCTCTGTGGGTCAGTCGCACTGTGCTATTTTTCCTTAGCCGTCTTGCACCGAATGGGCGTAATTTTTCAATGCAAAGGCCGGACTCGTCATCGGTTAATTGGGTTAGCAGCAATGTTAGGACTAGGATTGCTCGGCGGAAATCTGACACCACTACAACTCGGTAGTTTGGTAGCGGCGATGGGTTTAGGGCAGATCAGTTTGGATATCTACCAAGGGAAACCCCAGGGCTTTATCCAGAATAATCAGATCTAG
- a CDS encoding helix-turn-helix domain-containing protein, whose product MNTDSNRLHPSNFTPEKWVISRQSIKATHLTVEHHRHEPGELATPGLSHHLLMVRLSCGGARQITRFGQQEYDGCYPVGSFWLVAAQDLPCFWSWKSTDETMLFIIEPLRLQQIAIEQGYPAQPPIELQTILLGRDPHLEILAKQYRIEMQHNGLGGRLYSESLGNLLILHLLRNYCQPNPKFAQPHMGLGDRRLKSVLDYIEAHLDENLGLQDFATLTGLSQCHFATMFKQSMGVAPYRYVLQQRLERAKQYLQSSNQRIHEIALDCGFADQSHLTKHFRKSVGMTPRQFRNL is encoded by the coding sequence ATGAATACCGACTCCAATCGCCTACATCCATCGAATTTTACACCTGAGAAATGGGTCATCTCGCGGCAGTCTATCAAAGCCACCCATCTAACTGTCGAGCATCACAGGCATGAACCCGGTGAATTAGCCACTCCAGGACTCAGCCATCACCTGCTCATGGTGCGCCTCAGTTGTGGTGGAGCACGTCAAATCACGCGTTTTGGCCAGCAGGAATATGATGGTTGCTATCCAGTCGGTAGTTTTTGGTTGGTTGCCGCTCAAGATTTGCCATGTTTTTGGTCTTGGAAAAGCACTGATGAAACAATGCTGTTTATTATTGAGCCACTCCGGTTGCAACAAATCGCGATCGAGCAGGGTTATCCGGCGCAGCCGCCGATTGAGCTGCAAACAATCCTCTTAGGCCGCGATCCGCATCTTGAAATATTAGCCAAACAATATCGTATAGAAATGCAGCACAACGGCTTGGGCGGACGTCTCTATAGCGAATCCCTCGGCAATCTGCTCATCCTGCATTTACTCCGCAACTACTGTCAGCCCAACCCCAAATTCGCTCAGCCCCATATGGGCCTGGGCGATCGACGCTTAAAGTCTGTGCTGGATTATATTGAGGCGCATTTAGACGAAAACCTGGGACTTCAAGATTTTGCGACGCTTACAGGACTCAGTCAATGTCATTTTGCGACGATGTTTAAGCAATCTATGGGCGTTGCACCTTATCGGTATGTGTTACAGCAACGGCTTGAACGGGCCAAGCAGTATTTGCAATCGAGTAATCAACGTATCCATGAAATTGCCCTCGATTGCGGTTTTGCAGACCAAAGCCACTTAACAAAACATTTCCGTAAATCGGTCGGTATGACACCGAGGCAGTTTCGTAATTTATGA
- a CDS encoding response regulator transcription factor translates to MTSTKKPHTTESHPNKAIRILVVEDHSLIRQGIVAMLQLQNDFTVVAEAEDGQAAIEQYQTHQPDITLMDLRMPRLEGVDAISQIRARDADAKILILTTYDTDEEIYRGLQAGARGYLLKDTDFDGLVTAVHTVYAGKRYLPQNVAAKLLEQMDREELTDREREVLNLILSGSNTATMATALHISEGTVKFHINNIFQKFGVNDRTQAVIEALRRGIIRL, encoded by the coding sequence ATGACCAGCACCAAAAAGCCACATACAACTGAATCGCATCCTAACAAGGCAATCCGAATTTTGGTGGTGGAAGACCACAGCCTCATTCGCCAGGGAATTGTTGCTATGTTGCAACTGCAAAATGACTTCACTGTCGTGGCTGAAGCCGAGGATGGGCAAGCCGCGATCGAACAATATCAGACGCATCAGCCTGACATCACCCTGATGGATCTGCGCATGCCTCGGTTGGAGGGCGTTGATGCAATCAGCCAAATTCGCGCACGGGATGCGGATGCCAAAATCCTGATTCTCACTACCTACGACACCGATGAAGAGATCTATCGCGGACTTCAGGCGGGAGCGAGAGGTTATCTGCTTAAAGATACCGACTTCGACGGATTGGTGACTGCCGTTCATACCGTTTATGCAGGCAAGCGCTACCTCCCTCAGAACGTGGCCGCCAAGTTGCTCGAGCAAATGGATCGAGAGGAACTCACCGATCGCGAACGTGAAGTACTCAACCTGATTCTGAGCGGTAGTAATACGGCGACGATGGCCACAGCGCTGCATATTTCCGAAGGCACCGTCAAGTTTCATATCAACAATATTTTTCAAAAGTTCGGCGTTAACGATCGCACCCAAGCCGTCATCGAAGCTCTCCGGCGGGGCATTATTCGTCTGTAA
- a CDS encoding acylphosphatase, translating to MREVTVMICRRALISGRVQGVGYRYSTRRQAQLLGIVGWVQNLLDGRVEAVIQGDHDQLDLMVRWMHQGPLSAKVEAVALEEHPVQEFADFKIRR from the coding sequence ATGAGGGAAGTTACAGTCATGATTTGTCGGCGGGCACTGATTTCGGGTCGCGTACAAGGAGTTGGTTATCGCTATTCGACTCGCAGACAGGCACAATTACTTGGTATCGTTGGCTGGGTACAGAATTTGCTTGATGGTCGGGTCGAAGCTGTGATCCAGGGCGATCATGATCAACTTGATTTAATGGTGCGCTGGATGCACCAAGGTCCCCTCTCCGCGAAAGTCGAAGCTGTCGCCCTGGAAGAACATCCAGTTCAAGAATTTGCTGATTTCAAGATCCGGCGCTAG
- a CDS encoding tetratricopeptide repeat protein translates to DLGDKQGAISDYDQAIKLKPDYAEAYNNRGIARRALGDKQGAISDYDQAIKLKPDYAEAYNNRGTARRALGDNQAAITDYDQAIKLKPDYANAYYNRAYTRAILSETHKAIDDYQKAVTLYSTDNPWRQRALDEIKKLQE, encoded by the coding sequence GATTTAGGCGATAAGCAAGGTGCGATCAGCGATTATGACCAAGCGATCAAACTGAAGCCCGATTATGCAGAGGCCTACAACAACCGCGGGATTGCCCGCCGTGCTTTAGGCGATAAGCAAGGTGCAATCAGCGATTATGACCAAGCGATCAAACTGAAGCCCGATTATGCAGAGGCCTACAACAACCGCGGGACTGCCCGCCGTGCTTTAGGCGATAACCAAGCCGCGATCACCGATTATGACCAAGCGATCAAACTGAAACCCGATTATGCTAATGCCTACTACAACCGCGCCTACACTCGTGCAATTTTAAGCGAAACACACAAAGCAATTGACGACTATCAAAAAGCTGTCACTTTATATTCCACTGATAATCCCTGGCGACAACGTGCACTAGACGAAATTAAAAAACTTCAGGAATAG